A region from the Leptospira venezuelensis genome encodes:
- a CDS encoding alpha/beta hydrolase yields the protein MNWEQNYHLEDGTFIGAGDVSIYYRAYRAKDANNPRTLVVHHGIGEHGKRYDNLLEALSGKGYNVYLIDARGHGKSGGSRGVVTHFNQFLADLDRLISIAKQKEGVKQVTLMGHSMGALISLFYAGEPSHQANLDRLVLSGLPIAVKTDLVMNIKKGAGSLLAGAFPTLTVPTGLDVNALSRDKSVVEAYKKDPLVHGSVGAYLGDFLLNSKEKALEKAARINFPVYLFHGKEDSIALSVGTEEAFKVIPSSDKSMKIYDGLYHETMNELPQDKAKVLGDLVNWLQTH from the coding sequence ATGAATTGGGAACAAAACTACCATCTGGAAGACGGAACCTTTATAGGAGCCGGCGACGTATCCATCTATTATAGAGCCTATCGCGCGAAAGACGCAAACAATCCTAGAACATTAGTGGTCCATCATGGGATCGGAGAACACGGAAAAAGATACGATAACCTACTCGAAGCACTTTCCGGAAAAGGATATAATGTTTATCTAATAGATGCCCGCGGCCACGGAAAATCCGGCGGAAGCAGAGGAGTAGTCACTCATTTTAACCAATTTTTAGCGGATCTGGACAGATTGATCAGCATTGCAAAACAAAAAGAAGGAGTGAAACAAGTCACTCTGATGGGACACTCCATGGGAGCATTGATCTCATTATTTTATGCAGGAGAACCTTCTCACCAAGCAAATCTAGACAGACTTGTGCTTAGTGGATTGCCAATCGCAGTAAAAACAGATTTAGTTATGAATATCAAAAAAGGTGCAGGAAGTTTACTAGCTGGAGCATTCCCTACTCTTACTGTTCCCACTGGATTAGATGTAAACGCACTCTCCAGAGACAAATCAGTTGTAGAAGCTTACAAAAAAGATCCACTAGTTCACGGTTCCGTTGGAGCTTACTTAGGAGATTTCCTTTTGAACTCAAAAGAAAAAGCTTTAGAGAAAGCTGCAAGGATCAACTTCCCAGTTTATCTATTCCACGGAAAAGAAGATTCGATCGCACTTTCTGTTGGAACAGAAGAAGCATTCAAGGTGATTCCTTCTTCTGACAAGTCCATGAAAATTTATGATGGGCTATATCACGAAACTATGAATGAACTTCCCCAAGATAAGGCAAAAGTTTTGGGAGATTTAGTAAACTGGTTACAGACTCATTGA
- a CDS encoding PA0069 family radical SAM protein — protein MNSKKRGTEELPPSRFDKTQREVWLEDRIDLGEEPSPSTQFFWEDSKSVLTRNKSPDIPFDASINPYRGCEHGCIYCFARPNHSYVDLSPGLDFETKIFVKKEPAKLLAEELRKKKQALAPITIGTATDPYQPGERIYKNTRSLLEVMLEFKQPVAIITKSSLIQRDMDILSEMGKLGILKVFLSITTLDKELWSKLEPRAPAPVRRMETLRKLTDVGIPTGVLFAPVIPFINDFEMEHLLEQAALSGAEAAGMVFIRLPFEVAPLFEDWLSKYFPLKKEKVLKVISEARGGKLYKANWGERMRGEGNYAELLQKRFSISIKRFGLTKRRELRTDLFAVPSRYLLKKKKQEEFLPGLFPE, from the coding sequence ATGAATTCTAAGAAAAGAGGCACAGAAGAACTTCCTCCCAGTAGATTTGACAAGACCCAAAGGGAAGTTTGGCTGGAAGATAGGATAGATCTAGGAGAGGAACCATCTCCTTCTACCCAATTTTTTTGGGAAGATTCCAAATCAGTTCTCACTCGAAATAAATCACCTGATATTCCATTCGATGCAAGTATCAATCCATATAGGGGATGCGAGCATGGATGTATTTATTGTTTCGCAAGACCAAACCATTCTTATGTGGACCTTTCACCCGGACTGGACTTCGAAACGAAAATATTCGTCAAAAAAGAACCTGCAAAACTTTTGGCGGAAGAATTAAGAAAGAAGAAGCAGGCACTTGCTCCGATCACAATAGGAACAGCCACCGATCCTTACCAACCGGGAGAAAGGATTTATAAAAACACTAGATCACTGTTAGAGGTGATGTTAGAATTTAAACAACCTGTTGCAATCATCACCAAGTCTTCTCTAATACAAAGAGATATGGACATTCTTTCCGAAATGGGAAAATTAGGAATTCTGAAAGTGTTTCTTTCGATTACCACTTTGGACAAAGAACTTTGGTCCAAATTAGAGCCTCGAGCGCCTGCTCCAGTGAGAAGAATGGAAACTCTGCGTAAACTTACCGATGTTGGAATTCCAACAGGAGTATTATTCGCTCCTGTAATCCCATTCATCAACGATTTTGAAATGGAACATCTATTGGAACAGGCAGCTTTATCAGGTGCAGAAGCAGCCGGTATGGTATTTATAAGACTTCCATTCGAAGTGGCTCCTCTATTCGAAGATTGGCTTTCCAAATATTTCCCGCTCAAAAAGGAAAAGGTCCTTAAAGTGATCTCGGAAGCAAGAGGTGGAAAATTATACAAAGCGAATTGGGGGGAAAGAATGAGAGGAGAAGGAAATTATGCTGAACTTCTCCAAAAAAGATTTTCAATCTCTATCAAAAGGTTCGGACTCACCAAAAGAAGAGAATTGAGAACGGACTTATTCGCTGTTCCCTCTCGGTATCTTCTGAAAAAGAAAAAACAGGAGGAATTCCTACCAGGGCTTTTTCCCGAATAA
- a CDS encoding glutathione S-transferase family protein: protein MSDLKLVIGNKNISSWSFRPWILLTQFGIPFEEISLKLFTPEYAAIIDKYSPSKKVPVLNDGELRVWDSLSIAEYLAEKYSEKGLWPKDQVARAKARSVTAEMHSGFTGLRSNLSMNFHGRKPDFSVPEDAKKDIDRIQTLWEECLGSYGGPFLFGQNFSIADAFYAPVVSRFITYGVKLGPKASEYVQTISNLPSYKSWGEGAKLEIS from the coding sequence ATGAGCGACCTGAAACTTGTAATCGGAAATAAAAACATCTCCTCCTGGTCCTTCCGCCCATGGATCCTACTCACTCAATTCGGAATTCCTTTCGAAGAGATTTCCTTAAAACTATTCACACCTGAATATGCAGCCATCATTGATAAGTATTCCCCTTCTAAAAAAGTCCCTGTCTTAAACGATGGAGAACTAAGAGTTTGGGACAGCCTTAGTATCGCGGAATATTTGGCAGAAAAATATTCGGAGAAGGGACTCTGGCCCAAGGATCAAGTCGCAAGAGCAAAAGCAAGATCCGTAACCGCAGAAATGCATTCCGGATTTACTGGCCTAAGATCCAATCTAAGCATGAATTTTCATGGCAGAAAGCCAGACTTCTCAGTTCCAGAAGATGCGAAGAAGGACATCGATCGGATACAAACTCTTTGGGAAGAATGTTTGGGCTCGTACGGCGGACCATTCTTATTCGGCCAAAACTTCTCCATTGCCGATGCATTCTATGCCCCAGTAGTTTCTAGATTTATAACGTATGGAGTAAAACTTGGGCCGAAAGCAAGTGAATATGTACAAACCATCTCCAATTTACCTTCTTACAAATCATGGGGAGAAGGAGCAAAATTAGAAATATCTTAG
- a CDS encoding PAS domain-containing protein, translating into MPDILLICDSSGRILHINENGRNMLSIASIESAKSMSITDLLSETDQKYFETVILPNVSKSGEFEGRGLHLMKKDGSFLQTKQHAYLMPEKSYLFVFTEDKESEAGKKEALYKAFQQSQNGMFLTDKEGVILAVNKQFEKISGLKENELIGKTPKAFQSGAGASKTFYDEFWESVLQGSVSISTSNLKNSFVKDWKQNVLPIKDRNGEVSSFLSTILANPELSESGDAKNNSDFAKSPSDTFRKYEGMDRDALIGILRDKTKLTKKETEICAGIASGKDKSRISEDLGIHPGTMKNHLKSIYRKTIDLEKEIPGPERDKLQRLTIYLFRLLGE; encoded by the coding sequence ATGCCCGATATTTTGTTAATTTGCGACTCAAGTGGTAGAATCCTTCATATTAACGAGAATGGAAGGAACATGCTTAGTATTGCCTCTATAGAGTCAGCTAAGAGTATGAGTATTACTGATCTTCTTTCAGAGACGGATCAAAAATATTTCGAAACAGTTATACTACCTAATGTAAGCAAATCGGGAGAGTTTGAAGGTAGAGGACTTCATCTAATGAAGAAGGATGGAAGTTTCCTCCAAACAAAACAACATGCTTATCTAATGCCTGAGAAATCTTATCTCTTCGTATTTACGGAAGATAAAGAATCGGAAGCAGGAAAGAAGGAAGCTTTGTACAAAGCATTCCAACAATCCCAAAACGGAATGTTCTTAACCGATAAAGAAGGTGTAATCCTTGCGGTGAATAAACAGTTCGAAAAAATTTCCGGCTTAAAAGAGAATGAACTCATAGGAAAAACTCCGAAAGCATTCCAATCCGGAGCGGGAGCTTCCAAAACTTTTTACGATGAGTTTTGGGAATCAGTTCTGCAAGGATCCGTTTCTATCTCTACCTCGAACCTAAAGAATAGTTTCGTAAAAGATTGGAAACAAAATGTTCTTCCTATCAAAGATCGTAATGGAGAAGTTTCCAGCTTCTTAAGCACTATACTTGCTAATCCTGAACTTTCAGAATCCGGAGATGCAAAAAATAATTCGGATTTTGCAAAATCTCCATCTGATACTTTCAGAAAATATGAAGGTATGGACAGAGATGCTCTGATCGGGATTTTAAGAGATAAAACTAAACTCACCAAAAAAGAAACAGAGATCTGTGCGGGAATTGCTTCCGGTAAGGATAAGAGTCGTATCAGCGAAGACTTAGGCATCCATCCTGGGACTATGAAAAACCATCTTAAGTCGATTTATAGAAAAACTATCGATTTGGAAAAAGAGATCCCAGGTCCCGAGCGCGATAAACTTCAGAGACTAACGATCTACCTCTTCCGCTTACTCGGAGAGTAA
- the msrA gene encoding peptide-methionine (S)-S-oxide reductase MsrA, with product MRANLFKLIRLESILIIFVIFSFSNILYSKENPKTETAIFAGGCFWCMEGPFEKLPGVISVISGYTGGKEKNPTYEDVGYGRTGHRESVLITYDPKKIDYAKLLDTYWRQIDPTDSGGQFADRGNQYRAAIYYKNEAQRKLAQEFKDKIGASKKFSSPIAVEILQASEFYPAEEYHQDYYKKNPSHYKQYRKGSGREDYVKEVWGEKTQR from the coding sequence ATGAGAGCAAATTTGTTCAAACTTATAAGATTAGAATCCATACTTATAATATTCGTAATATTTAGTTTTTCGAATATACTATACTCCAAAGAAAATCCAAAAACAGAAACAGCCATTTTTGCAGGAGGATGTTTCTGGTGTATGGAGGGACCTTTCGAAAAACTACCGGGTGTCATATCAGTAATCTCAGGTTATACCGGTGGAAAAGAGAAAAATCCAACGTACGAAGATGTAGGTTATGGAAGAACAGGACATAGGGAATCAGTCCTTATAACTTACGACCCTAAGAAGATAGATTATGCAAAACTTTTGGACACGTATTGGAGACAGATAGATCCAACCGATTCAGGAGGACAATTTGCAGATAGAGGGAATCAATACAGGGCAGCAATTTATTATAAGAATGAAGCACAAAGGAAATTGGCCCAGGAGTTTAAGGACAAAATAGGAGCTTCTAAAAAATTCTCCTCGCCTATTGCTGTGGAAATATTGCAAGCATCAGAATTCTATCCCGCAGAAGAATACCATCAGGATTATTATAAAAAGAACCCTTCGCATTATAAACAATACAGAAAGGGTTCCGGAAGAGAAGATTATGTGAAAGAAGTTTGGGGTGAGAAGACGCAGAGATAA
- a CDS encoding SulP family inorganic anion transporter, which produces MNLKTKQFLSNLPYDLSSSIAVFLVAIPLCLGIAHASGAPLFSGIISGFIGGIVVGTFSKSALSVSGPTASLTAIVLSGIKDLGNFEAFLLALLIAGMIQTLLGILRTGALSAYLPSATVIGMSVAIGLLLVIKQLPHLIGYDVEEFGVEEFDITKEDVNESYHDPHEAKETNSLMLLVHAFRNLQSNVLVIGIISLLTFWIWDRYFAKKFKYIPASLAAIIVGTGSNLLLGHLLPGGTLTQDHLVTLPIFKNPSELFAHLDFPNFSYWDQGPVWTLALTIAFASSLESLLSVEVVDKLDEENRKTPMSQELIAQGLGNMACGLAGGIPITSVVVRGSVNASSGAKTKFSAIFHGAWIGISVLLFPKFMNTIPLASLAAILTFTGLKLAKPAMFKLMFQKGYSQFLPFLATVVVTFFSNVLIGTFCGILVSLVFVLYEDHRTAIYREEGHGKFRRIVLGENLGFFHKAKIKAVLESQPSGITLEIDGTRTLHMDQDIRELIHEFRNNAHRKGITVILGGIPNMENDIESLKKEMSESYQKLLRNNQEWVEERTAEDPEFFARHAEGQAPQTLFIGCSDSRVPVNVITKTNPGEIFVTRNIANVVSVDDMSLFSVVQYAIDALNVKHIIVCGHIGCGGVRAALQGKATGLIDNWITHIKDVYLKHRDELDALPEDKREERLIHLNVAEQVVNLYKTGMIQNALAKYGFPEIHGWVYDIRNGQISEVDYKDILSKELGGLYGYPK; this is translated from the coding sequence TTGAATTTGAAAACAAAACAATTTCTTTCCAACCTTCCTTACGATCTTTCCTCAAGTATCGCAGTATTTTTAGTAGCTATTCCTCTTTGTTTGGGGATTGCCCATGCGTCTGGTGCTCCCTTATTTTCAGGGATTATCTCCGGATTTATTGGTGGAATCGTAGTAGGAACCTTTAGTAAATCCGCCTTAAGTGTCTCGGGGCCCACTGCCAGTTTGACTGCGATTGTTCTTTCAGGTATAAAAGATCTGGGGAATTTCGAAGCATTCCTTCTCGCACTTCTCATTGCGGGAATGATCCAAACTCTGCTTGGGATCTTGAGAACCGGCGCATTATCCGCCTATCTTCCTTCTGCAACGGTAATCGGAATGTCTGTTGCGATTGGTCTACTTTTAGTAATCAAACAGTTGCCTCACTTGATCGGTTACGATGTAGAGGAATTCGGGGTAGAAGAATTCGATATCACAAAAGAAGACGTGAACGAATCCTATCACGATCCTCACGAAGCAAAAGAGACAAACTCTCTCATGCTACTTGTGCATGCGTTCCGAAATTTACAAAGCAACGTATTAGTGATCGGGATTATTTCCCTTCTAACCTTCTGGATTTGGGATAGATATTTCGCTAAAAAATTCAAGTATATCCCTGCTTCTTTAGCGGCGATCATTGTTGGGACTGGCTCGAATTTACTTTTAGGTCATCTTCTTCCTGGAGGGACTTTAACCCAAGACCACTTAGTCACTCTTCCTATTTTTAAAAATCCTTCTGAGTTATTTGCTCATTTGGATTTTCCGAACTTCTCCTATTGGGACCAAGGTCCTGTGTGGACTTTGGCATTAACGATCGCGTTTGCTTCTTCTTTAGAATCTTTACTATCTGTTGAAGTGGTAGATAAATTGGATGAAGAGAATCGTAAAACTCCCATGTCCCAGGAATTGATCGCACAAGGTTTAGGGAATATGGCTTGCGGCCTTGCGGGTGGGATCCCGATCACAAGTGTGGTGGTTAGAGGTTCTGTGAACGCTTCTTCCGGTGCGAAAACAAAATTTTCCGCAATTTTTCATGGCGCTTGGATTGGGATCAGTGTATTACTTTTTCCTAAATTTATGAATACCATACCATTGGCGTCACTTGCTGCGATCTTAACTTTTACCGGTCTGAAACTCGCAAAACCTGCGATGTTCAAGCTGATGTTCCAAAAAGGATATTCTCAGTTTCTTCCATTCCTGGCAACTGTAGTTGTTACATTCTTCTCCAATGTTCTGATCGGAACATTCTGTGGTATCTTAGTATCTTTGGTTTTCGTTCTGTATGAAGATCATAGAACTGCGATCTATAGGGAAGAAGGTCATGGTAAGTTTAGAAGGATCGTTTTAGGGGAAAATTTAGGCTTCTTCCATAAGGCAAAGATCAAGGCGGTTTTAGAAAGCCAGCCTTCTGGGATTACCTTAGAGATTGACGGGACTAGAACACTTCATATGGATCAGGATATTAGAGAGCTGATCCACGAATTTAGAAATAATGCCCACCGTAAGGGGATAACGGTGATCCTAGGAGGGATACCGAATATGGAAAATGATATCGAATCCTTGAAAAAAGAAATGAGCGAGTCTTATCAAAAATTATTGAGGAATAACCAAGAATGGGTAGAGGAGAGGACTGCAGAAGATCCTGAATTTTTTGCAAGACATGCAGAAGGCCAGGCTCCTCAGACATTATTCATTGGATGTAGCGACTCTAGAGTTCCAGTGAATGTTATTACTAAGACAAACCCTGGGGAAATTTTCGTAACCAGAAATATTGCCAATGTGGTATCTGTGGATGATATGTCTCTGTTTAGCGTGGTTCAATATGCGATCGATGCATTGAACGTAAAACATATCATCGTTTGCGGTCATATCGGTTGCGGAGGGGTTAGAGCGGCTCTGCAGGGAAAGGCTACCGGTCTCATAGACAACTGGATCACTCATATTAAGGATGTGTATCTAAAACATAGAGATGAATTGGATGCTCTTCCCGAAGACAAACGAGAAGAAAGACTGATCCATCTGAATGTCGCAGAACAGGTAGTGAACTTATACAAGACCGGAATGATACAGAATGCTTTAGCTAAGTATGGTTTTCCGGAGATACACGGTTGGGTTTACGATATCCGAAACGGACAGATTAGTGAGGTAGATTATAAGGACATTCTCTCCAAAGAGCTTGGAGGATTGTACGGTTATCCTAAATAG
- a CDS encoding GreA/GreB family elongation factor, whose protein sequence is MSGKRFLSKNDHQRILSTLEVSAQAAVVQPSILEIIRKTLSKAKKIDQNQVPQDLITMNSKFVLKDLGNAEAFQFTLVYPDDYTENAPANGKLSLFSEHGSAVLGARVGEVVRWEINGMDKYLRVQELLYQPAAI, encoded by the coding sequence ATGAGTGGTAAAAGATTTCTTTCTAAGAATGATCATCAAAGGATTCTTTCCACCCTTGAGGTTTCCGCCCAAGCAGCAGTAGTTCAACCAAGTATCTTAGAGATTATACGTAAGACGTTATCTAAAGCCAAAAAGATAGATCAAAACCAAGTTCCCCAAGATCTGATCACTATGAATTCCAAATTCGTACTTAAAGACCTTGGCAACGCAGAAGCATTCCAATTTACCTTAGTATATCCTGACGATTATACTGAAAACGCTCCTGCTAACGGCAAACTTTCCTTATTCTCCGAGCACGGTTCCGCAGTATTAGGCGCTAGAGTGGGAGAAGTAGTTCGTTGGGAGATCAACGGAATGGACAAATACCTAAGAGTCCAAGAACTACTCTACCAACCGGCTGCTATTTAG
- a CDS encoding SET domain-containing protein: MIERRTNKFGENGIFASQPIAKGTLLFSYSEWIEDEEFGWKVLSVSEADELPEEEKEIFMKYGYDVDFGLVTGPSGPEFVINHSNFMNHSCDPNMWYDQTDNIIAKRDIEVGEELNIDYGNFVVNFDQTFECACGSSNCRKFIRKDDWKLLLPQYSLNFPTFMHKEIKKILVKVPA; this comes from the coding sequence ATGATCGAAAGACGCACGAACAAGTTCGGGGAAAACGGAATCTTCGCCTCTCAACCAATCGCTAAGGGAACTTTATTGTTCAGCTATAGCGAGTGGATCGAAGATGAGGAATTCGGATGGAAAGTACTCTCCGTCTCGGAAGCAGATGAGCTTCCAGAAGAGGAGAAGGAAATCTTCATGAAATACGGCTATGATGTAGACTTCGGCCTAGTCACCGGCCCTTCCGGACCTGAATTTGTTATCAATCACTCCAACTTTATGAACCATTCCTGCGATCCGAACATGTGGTACGATCAAACGGATAATATTATAGCCAAAAGGGATATAGAAGTTGGAGAAGAGCTAAATATTGACTATGGAAACTTCGTAGTGAACTTCGACCAGACCTTTGAATGTGCATGTGGCTCTTCTAACTGCCGCAAATTCATCCGTAAGGACGATTGGAAACTCTTACTACCTCAGTATAGTCTTAACTTTCCAACGTTCATGCATAAGGAAATTAAGAAGATCTTAGTAAAAGTCCCTGCTTAA
- a CDS encoding DUF2179 domain-containing protein, which translates to MPNWAFDYLVLPLGIYLARMTDVSIGTVRIILISRERKILAAMLGFVEVLLWLIVITQIMRNLSNVLCYIAYAGGFATGTFLGMVVEEKLALGHSLIRIIVPEKGEEIVQNLSQAGYRTTTLEAQGARGPVKVILSLLRRKDIPVVLKILKNTAPGAFYTIENARKTSDPELWKDSGQEGESFARILWRRQSRIRK; encoded by the coding sequence ATGCCTAACTGGGCCTTCGATTATTTAGTTTTACCCCTCGGAATTTATTTAGCCAGAATGACGGACGTAAGCATAGGCACAGTCCGAATCATTCTAATCTCCAGAGAAAGAAAGATCCTAGCAGCAATGCTTGGCTTTGTAGAAGTACTTCTCTGGCTAATCGTAATCACTCAGATCATGAGAAACTTAAGCAATGTCCTCTGTTACATTGCGTATGCAGGCGGGTTTGCTACAGGGACATTCCTAGGAATGGTGGTAGAAGAAAAACTCGCCCTAGGACATTCACTCATCCGCATTATTGTTCCTGAAAAGGGAGAGGAGATCGTCCAAAATCTGAGCCAAGCTGGCTACCGCACCACCACTCTGGAAGCACAGGGAGCCAGAGGACCGGTTAAAGTCATTCTATCCTTATTAAGAAGAAAGGATATACCCGTTGTGCTTAAAATACTCAAGAATACAGCGCCTGGGGCTTTCTATACGATAGAGAATGCTCGGAAGACAAGCGACCCGGAACTATGGAAAGATTCCGGACAGGAAGGAGAGAGTTTTGCCCGCATCCTTTGGAGAAGGCAATCCAGGATCAGGAAATGA
- a CDS encoding LIC_10461 domain-containing protein produces the protein MLQIVKILILVLTLGLSVGCHTTTVVHKAGETPYALAKETPGPDKKAKQGSTVFGIYSTTAPMEASCDRNHPEVIIKTGFVDLVIHTLIGPFYTTKTVEVYCKP, from the coding sequence ATGTTACAAATAGTCAAAATTCTAATCTTAGTTTTGACCTTGGGTCTTTCTGTGGGCTGCCATACAACCACTGTGGTCCATAAGGCTGGAGAAACTCCTTATGCATTGGCAAAAGAAACTCCAGGTCCGGATAAAAAAGCAAAACAGGGAAGTACAGTTTTCGGGATCTACTCGACCACCGCGCCTATGGAAGCAAGTTGTGATAGGAACCATCCCGAAGTGATCATTAAGACTGGGTTCGTGGACCTAGTCATTCATACGCTGATCGGTCCCTTCTATACAACCAAAACCGTAGAAGTTTACTGCAAACCGTAA
- a CDS encoding Bor/Iss family lipoprotein has product MRADKVLHIFFILLLSLGFGESCRHAMVRYPQAPPEACRIYPTSKECKRALDIRSAQAEQGGEVHKVQHTYYFFGLYPGNLVLDTSKYCADGPRSVHQYTSFWNGFWEQLTLAIYSPQTVEIECYK; this is encoded by the coding sequence TTGCGCGCAGATAAAGTTCTACACATCTTCTTTATATTGCTATTAAGCTTAGGATTCGGGGAATCTTGCAGACATGCAATGGTCCGTTATCCACAAGCTCCTCCTGAAGCATGCAGGATCTATCCTACTTCCAAGGAATGTAAACGTGCTTTGGATATAAGATCTGCTCAGGCGGAACAAGGTGGAGAAGTTCATAAGGTCCAACATACCTATTACTTCTTCGGACTTTATCCAGGTAATTTGGTCTTAGACACTTCTAAGTACTGCGCAGATGGACCTAGATCGGTTCACCAATACACAAGTTTTTGGAATGGATTTTGGGAACAGTTAACTCTTGCGATCTATTCCCCTCAGACAGTGGAGATCGAATGTTACAAATAG
- a CDS encoding LIC_10463 family lipoprotein, whose product MKKNLGLSFVFSLFFLILFYNCREDQGHEPLRFEKITKAEASAFQAQVDGTILEGSWEYRFRIKQADRVTLIIEVLTDKPDLGVSLSRKGILFDSKIKCGEKISQLSPCKLEINNPEKGDYSLVLNHLSSDPTEVLSYRIFAAVHGPGYASVIWEEEVARR is encoded by the coding sequence ATGAAAAAGAATTTAGGCCTAAGTTTCGTATTCAGCTTATTCTTTCTGATTCTTTTCTATAATTGTAGAGAAGATCAGGGACATGAACCTTTACGTTTCGAAAAAATTACCAAAGCGGAAGCCTCTGCTTTCCAAGCGCAAGTGGATGGAACAATTTTAGAAGGATCTTGGGAATATAGGTTTAGGATCAAACAAGCTGATAGAGTTACTCTTATTATAGAAGTTCTAACGGATAAGCCTGACCTGGGAGTGTCTTTGTCCAGAAAAGGGATCTTATTCGATTCTAAGATCAAATGTGGAGAAAAGATCAGTCAACTTTCTCCTTGCAAACTTGAAATCAACAATCCTGAAAAAGGAGATTATTCCTTGGTTTTAAACCATCTTTCTTCCGATCCAACGGAAGTTCTTTCTTACAGAATATTCGCCGCAGTACATGGCCCAGGTTATGCTTCGGTAATTTGGGAGGAAGAAGTTGCGCGCAGATAA